From Diceros bicornis minor isolate mBicDic1 chromosome 17, mDicBic1.mat.cur, whole genome shotgun sequence, the proteins below share one genomic window:
- the GOLT1B gene encoding vesicle transport protein GOT1B — protein sequence MISLTDTQKIGMGLTGFGVFFLFFGMILFFDKALLAIGNVLFVAGLAFVIGLERTFRFFFQKHKMKATGFFLGGVFVVLIGWPLIGMIFEIYGFFLLFRGFFPVVVGFIRRVPVLGSLLNLPGIRSFVDKVGESNNMV from the exons AAATTGGAATGGGATTAACAGGATTTGGAGtgtttttcctgttctttggaatgaTTCTCTTTTTTGACAAAGCACTACTGGCTATTGGAAAT gtTTTATTTGTGGCTGGCTTGGCTTTTGTAATTGGTTTAGAAAGAACATTCAGATTCTTcttccaaaaacataaaatgaaagcTACAGGATTTTTCCTGGGGGGTGTATTTGTAGTCCTTATTGGTTGGCCTTTGATAGGCATGATCTTCGAAATTTATGGATTCTTTCTCTTGTTTAG gGGCTTCTTTCCTGTGGTCGTTGGCTTTATTAGAAGAGTGCCAGTCCTTGGATCCCTCTTGAATTTACCTGGAATTAGATCA TTTGTAGATAAAGTTGGAGAAAGCAACAATATGGTATAA